One Peribacillus simplex NBRC 15720 = DSM 1321 genomic region harbors:
- a CDS encoding sugar phosphate isomerase/epimerase family protein codes for MKLGIFTVLFAQKSFEDMLDYVADSGLKTVEIGTGGYPGNIHCPLDELLESEEKRQKYLESVQTRGLTISAFSCHGNPISPDEAFAKESDETLIKTIKLASLLNVPVVNTFSGTAGDHEGAKYPNWPIAPWPNEYTDVLKWQWEEKLIPYWKKAAAIADEHNIKIGLELHGGFLVHTPYTLLKLREATSDAIGANLDPSHLWWQGIEPVGAIKILGKAGAIYHFHAKDTYLDQDNINMYGLTDMQPYGNIQSRAWNFRSVGCGHSLQEWSDIMSALRTYGYDYVVSIEHEDPLMSVEEGFQRAVTNLKTVLINESPTDLWWV; via the coding sequence GTGAAATTAGGGATTTTTACAGTACTATTTGCTCAAAAATCATTCGAGGATATGCTTGATTATGTCGCGGATTCCGGATTAAAAACAGTTGAAATCGGTACAGGCGGGTATCCAGGAAATATCCACTGTCCACTCGATGAACTGCTGGAAAGTGAAGAAAAACGTCAAAAATACCTCGAATCCGTTCAAACAAGAGGGTTAACAATCAGTGCATTCAGCTGCCACGGCAATCCAATCTCTCCAGATGAAGCATTCGCTAAAGAAAGTGATGAAACACTGATTAAAACAATAAAACTTGCATCCTTGCTGAACGTCCCGGTCGTCAATACCTTTTCTGGTACAGCTGGTGATCACGAAGGAGCAAAATATCCAAACTGGCCTATCGCCCCATGGCCGAATGAGTATACAGATGTGCTGAAATGGCAATGGGAAGAAAAATTGATCCCCTATTGGAAAAAAGCAGCCGCCATTGCCGATGAGCACAATATAAAAATCGGACTTGAACTGCATGGGGGCTTTCTCGTCCACACACCCTACACCTTGTTAAAACTGCGGGAAGCTACATCTGATGCAATAGGTGCCAACCTTGATCCAAGCCATCTTTGGTGGCAGGGCATCGAACCAGTCGGGGCCATCAAAATCCTAGGGAAAGCGGGAGCAATCTACCACTTCCACGCTAAAGACACATACTTGGATCAGGATAACATCAATATGTATGGATTAACTGACATGCAGCCATATGGAAATATCCAGAGCCGTGCCTGGAACTTTCGCTCTGTAGGATGCGGCCACAGCCTGCAAGAGTGGTCCGACATCATGAGTGCCCTTCGCACATATGGTTACGATTACGTCGTCAGCATCGAACACGAAGATCCGCTAATGTCAGTTGAAGAAGGATTCCAACGGGCCGTAACCAATCTGAAAACTGTACTCATCAACGAAAGCCCAACTGATTTATGGTGGGTATAA
- a CDS encoding Gfo/Idh/MocA family protein has protein sequence MYKLKMGIIGAGGIAQKRHIPAFQKFQDKVVLYAIQDIDEMKAREVAREFHIEKVFTNYEEMFAEVDAVTIATPNKFHAEISIAALQAGVHVLCEKPMAITTEECIAITEAANISGKVLSTAYHYRFMKEAQAAKKMIQAGEIGEPYVARVQAIRRRKVPGWGVFTSKELQGGGSVIDYGCHLLDLALWLMDDPEPIEIVGSTYNYVSKGVDQVNLWGNFDASVFEVDDHATAYIKFANGASLLFETSWAANIREEATVLSLSGTQGGLDVFPLVLNQAKHGMLLNSEAVWMPGEDTPDLQQAENFINSCLGLAEPLVKPSEAMKVSKIIEAIYQSSASGKVMSIN, from the coding sequence ATGTACAAATTAAAAATGGGTATTATCGGTGCTGGCGGAATTGCCCAAAAAAGGCATATCCCAGCTTTTCAAAAATTTCAAGATAAAGTGGTTTTATATGCCATTCAGGATATAGATGAAATGAAGGCGCGAGAAGTGGCGCGTGAATTTCATATCGAGAAGGTTTTCACCAATTATGAAGAAATGTTTGCTGAAGTGGATGCCGTTACGATTGCAACGCCAAACAAGTTCCATGCGGAGATTTCCATTGCTGCTCTGCAAGCGGGTGTACATGTGTTATGCGAAAAGCCAATGGCCATTACAACTGAGGAATGTATAGCAATAACCGAGGCTGCAAACATATCGGGTAAAGTTTTATCGACTGCTTATCATTACCGCTTCATGAAGGAAGCCCAGGCCGCAAAGAAAATGATTCAGGCCGGTGAAATCGGTGAACCATATGTAGCGCGTGTACAGGCAATCAGACGACGTAAAGTCCCTGGCTGGGGAGTGTTTACAAGCAAGGAATTGCAAGGCGGGGGAAGCGTGATCGATTACGGCTGCCATTTGCTTGATTTGGCGTTATGGCTGATGGATGACCCAGAACCGATTGAAATCGTAGGTTCGACATATAATTATGTCAGTAAGGGTGTCGATCAGGTCAATTTATGGGGGAATTTCGATGCCTCGGTATTTGAAGTGGATGACCATGCCACGGCATATATCAAATTTGCCAACGGAGCATCCCTATTATTCGAAACATCTTGGGCCGCGAATATCCGTGAAGAAGCCACAGTTTTGAGTTTATCAGGAACGCAGGGCGGACTTGATGTGTTCCCGTTGGTCTTGAATCAGGCTAAGCACGGCATGCTTCTAAATAGTGAGGCAGTATGGATGCCAGGGGAGGATACACCAGACCTGCAACAGGCAGAGAACTTTATTAATAGCTGCCTGGGGTTGGCAGAACCATTGGTTAAACCATCGGAAGCCATGAAAGTTTCAAAAATAATCGAAGCCATTTATCAAAGCTCGGCAAGTGGGAAGGTCATGAGCATAAATTAA
- the rluF gene encoding 23S rRNA pseudouridine(2604) synthase RluF, which yields MRINKYISESGITSRRGADKWIAEGRVTINGTVAELGSQAEPGDDVRVDGKPIKVEQQNVYIALNKPIGITSTTEKHIKGNIVDFVNHPLRIFHIGRLDKDSSGLILLTNDGDIVNEILRAENKHEKEYIVTVDKPLTASFIKDMSSGVEILDTKTLPCKVEQLTKYTFNITLMQGLNRQIRRMCSALGYEVRDLHRIRIMNIHLDGLAIGQWRDLTEDELTELFKELDYTPRQR from the coding sequence TTGAGGATCAATAAATATATCAGTGAATCCGGAATTACCTCGCGACGAGGCGCAGACAAATGGATAGCCGAGGGCCGTGTGACGATTAATGGCACTGTAGCTGAGCTCGGTAGTCAAGCTGAACCCGGCGATGATGTTCGTGTAGATGGCAAGCCGATAAAAGTGGAACAGCAAAATGTCTATATTGCACTGAATAAACCGATAGGGATTACAAGTACGACGGAAAAACACATTAAAGGGAATATCGTTGATTTTGTAAATCATCCGCTTCGCATTTTTCATATCGGACGGCTGGACAAAGACTCAAGCGGTCTGATCCTTCTTACAAATGATGGAGACATCGTAAATGAAATCCTTCGTGCAGAAAACAAACATGAAAAAGAATACATCGTGACCGTGGATAAACCACTTACCGCTTCCTTCATTAAAGATATGTCATCCGGAGTGGAGATTTTGGATACGAAAACACTTCCATGCAAGGTTGAACAGTTGACCAAATATACATTTAACATCACTTTGATGCAAGGACTGAACAGACAAATCCGCCGTATGTGCTCCGCACTAGGGTATGAAGTCCGTGATTTGCATCGAATCCGGATCATGAACATCCATTTGGACGGACTGGCGATCGGACAATGGCGCGATCTAACCGAGGATGAATTGACGGAACTATTTAAGGAATTGGATTATACTCCAAGGCAAAGATGA